Part of the Triticum urartu cultivar G1812 chromosome 2, Tu2.1, whole genome shotgun sequence genome, CGGGTTCGACCCAATTTTGCAGTTAGAATAGATCCTGTAAAGTGGCTCGGCCCGTAAAAATATTTACCACGCCTCGCAAACCGTCCGCCCCGACCAGTATATTTATGGGTTCGTGACGCGTTTGCAGGTCGAAACCCTATCCCGCCGCCGTCGAGCTCCGCAATTCCCCACTCCCCTCCTCACATTTCTCGCCGACGGCGAGCCCCTTCCGCCTCCAACCgtcatgtggggccgcatgtggaGCTCCGGACACGGCTCCAGGAGCatatccggcggcggcggcgaccgagCGCGAGCAGCGCGTCCGGTCGGACGGCGTGAGGAAGCAGACCAACCGCGGCTTCTCGCTGTTGCCGAGCTTCCGCATCCGCGAGACGGACGAATACGACCATCGACACAGCGTACGTCGTCCTCTGCCGCGGGTTCGTCCTCCGCGGCAAGATCTTCCTACGCCGGGAGCTCCTCCTCTTCCGGCGGGGGCCTTCTCCCCGTGAAGAGGGAGTGGTCGGAGGAGCCGGAGGAGATCGAGTTCGTCCCCGTCAAGGAGGAGCCCGAGGAGCTCGGCCGCCATTGCCGAGCGGAGCTTGCGCGAGGAGGCGGAGCGCCGACGCCACCAAGAGGAGCTTGAAGACCTCGTGTTCCAGCAGGCGGCCACGGCCAACCTCGCTGCCAAGGAAAAGGACGACAAGTAGCGGTGCGTCCATGCGGAGCAGAGGGAGAAGTACATCGACCTCAGCAGCTCCGCGTGAGGAGGATTGAGCTCCTCCACGGCATCGTCCATGGCCGCGAGCTCGCTGCCGTGAGATCCCACCCCCTCTAGTACTAGTACTGATGTAGTATGTATTATGAACTAGTGTTTGTAGTGTTTGATCATGTAAATATAGGTAGTATGTGATGAACTAGTATGGTGCAATTTCTCTCGCGAAACTATTTTTTTTCTAATTATGCAGTTTTATCTACGGTTTCTGTTCGGCCGCGCTCGTTCTTGACCCGCAAATGGGATATTCGTCAAACTACAAACGCGTTTCGCAGTTCGCGATTTTGCAGgttctgctagagttgctctaagcATTTCTTATTGCGGGGGTGACCTGCATATTTCTTGCGACACGGACGTCAGAAATGTATCCCCAGGCGTAGCGGAAAGACCCAGTCGTGTGATGTGGTTGAACGGTACGTGTACGAGTGTGGTGCACGCCAAAAATTTTTTTGAACGAAATGTTAAACATTTGAAGTTAGATCTTTTCTGCTAAAAAAATCCTGATAATCAAATCTGCCATGCGAAAACTGATAACATTGCTATGCTTGCGTATACGATTTGCAATATTCTGTGATACAATTATCATATAGTGTACAAATTATCAGAAAAAATTGCCTTGTGTCTGACCGGGATCTGACGATAGATTTATATTAAGTTCCATATTTTATGATCAAGATGGTGGCTACAATTTAATTTAACTTGTTATGACCTTGGGAGGGGACGGCGAGCGTTTCCGGCCTCCGGCACGCCGTGGCGTGGCGCGGCCGAGAGCGATGCAGCGTTTCCTCTACGTACGTGGCCTCATGTGGCACCCACGTTAGTCAGCCGTCGCCTTCACGAACTGATTCGGATGCTTCGCGCTGAACCTGCACCTGCTACGTAAATATAATACACTACAGAAATGTCAAAAAGAAATTACGACGGATATCGAATTAAGCACATCTTTCTTATGGTAAGGTAAGATTCGAGGCATTTTGCTCTGCTGGGCTGGCATGCACACAGTGTACATACAGCCACAGCTGCAGGCAGAATCCCGGTCACTAATTGCTTGTCGTGCCTTGTTTGGCCTTGGTTTGGAACAGCCATTTTTACGAAGGATTCGGGTTTGCTTTTAAAACCCGGCGACACAAGGGTTCGCCTGTTTTATGTTATTCCTTCCATTTTTGTATATAAGATCACAAACTCAAATTATATGTATCAATGTAAAATTTAATGACTACTTTACAAATCGACTTTTCTTCTTGTTTATTGAGATCATTAATACTTTACATGCATGCAAAGAAATTGAGTGGATGAGGTAGCCGACTGACATTATGACTGCATGCATATAAATATTAAACAAGTTGTTAGTACGAGAAAATATTATTAATTTTGCCTCTATTACTGTTGGTGGCCTTATATAAATGCAAAAGATATATTTCATAGTGGTCTTGTATATAAAAATGAAGGGAGTACTTCTTTCTCTGTCCCGGGCGTCCTTCTTCAACTACAATTCACAGTGGCACTCAGGTAAGATGGCCTTCCGTACAATCTCTCTCTTCTATGGTAGCGTGTGCGCCGTTCTATGTTGTCGATTTGCCCAATTAAATGTTTGCCATATGTCGTCAAAAGTGTTTCATTGAATTCATAGATGGATGCAGATTCTACACTTATAATTTTCCCGTCACATACAATACATTGTCGCCCTAGAACTACGCAAATGCCCTATACATTTGCTACTACTCGAAATGTTGGTTAGCTCGATCCCTTGTGCTGTTGCTCCGTTAGGCAACTCTAACGCGGCTCATCAAATCACCTGCAAATGTTTAGACTGAACGGTTCAGACATTTTTTGCCATCCAACGCGGTCACCGGAATAGCTGGACCGGCACGGACATCCAAAATGTCCAAACCTAAACCAAATGAAGTGGAGGTTCAAGGACGTCTCAACGGCTAGCACATCGGACTCTGACCATGCGCACCCATCTAAAAAACCCTTTCCCACCGCGTCCACTCGCCCTCCGCGTCGCTTTCATGTCGGTCAAAGCGGAGGGGACGACTTCCCAGCCATACTAAGGCTAATCGGTCATTCACCTGCCCAACATCCACACTGGCATGGCGAATGAGAAGGCTACCATGGCCGCCTGCATTCAACCTGACGCTCCGCCTGCCCAGGATATTTAAAGCCCGTGGGAAATATCCCAAAACCATACCGCTTCAAGCACCTTCTCCCTTTGTTCTAGTCACCGGCTGACCGCCCCACCATCGCCCTTCCTTGCCTATCGCCCATCGTTGCGAAGGACCTCTCGCGGTTGGTGGAGATCGTTGTCGCCGCGCCGAGATCACGATCGAGTCTGCAGAGGACCATTGCCAGGCTCGCATTGCAGGCGGCTGACCTCCGAGCTCTCTGGAACAAAGCTCGGACGAGCCGGAAatggaggaggagcaggaggaggaggacgacccCATGGAGATGGCGGAGGACGAGGAGCAGGCGCCCGCACCCATCTGCCGTGAGCGTTGATACGGAGCAACCGCCCCTTGAACGCGTTGGAAGCGGAGCCTGATGACGTGTCGGGCCATCACGACAACGATGCCAACGTCGACAGCTATGCGCCGGCACGCAACAACGATGAGGGCGAACGCAAAGTAGAGCCGGACGTGGGACACGTGCTAGAGTTCAATCCTTTTGCTATGTACTTCCtacgttcctaaatataagtctttttaaacatttttaaatggactacaacatacggatgtatgtagacatattttagactgtagattcactcattttgcttcgtatgtagtcacttgttggaatctctagaaaaacttatatttaggaacggaggaggGAGTCCACTTATTATTTGACGACCATGGTTGGATGACCTTTGCCCCTATATCAGTGTCTGTCTGCGGATGGATCTGTCCATATGCATATGATGAGATTTCTGCGTCGGGGGGTACGTCCCACGATCGGTGCCTTGATTAATTTTTGTTTGCTTGGTTCTGCGCCGCACCTGATCTTAATCAGTGCTGCTATTATTAGCAACACAAGTGGTAATAATAAGAAAGGGAAAGAAACGCTGATGTGACGATAAGAGAGATTCTGCTGGCACAGGTACAGCTGCAGAATTTTTGAGGCGACCAGATCGATCGCTCATCTACAGTACAGTGCTCTGTCGTGTTGGATTTGCCTTTGTGTTATCTTAAACTAATCCTGAATGAAACCACTGATAAGGATTAAACTAATCCTAACCCACTAATGTAATCCTTAACCTAACCAATCGGCGCGGCTTCATTTCATCATTTCTATATAGCCAACCAGCCGCACGAGCCGGCATCTCCTCGGGACTGAGATTCTTGACGCAAATAAAATATAAAATATCTTCCACCGGAGGGCCCACGTGGCAGAGAGAGACCGACCGCGACGGACGGGCCCAACCACCACGTGACCTTGACCTGCTCTCCTGTCCTGTCCAGCTGAGGCCTTTTCGGACACGTGACCATTTCCAGCCGTCTACGTGTCATGCGGCTGTCTGTCACCCGGAGTGAAGGTTCCGCCGTAGAAAATCGGCACGCTTGCTCCAAGCTCCACCGCGAGTCGACGAGCGATGACGGCCGCAGTTAAGCGCTCGACGGCGACGTGCAAATTGCTTGCTAAACGTACCCAGGAATGTGTCGTGTCGTGCGCGCGTGTGGCCCAACTGTTTTTTTTAGCATCAATACATagacaagcgctcatatacacgcgcatacactcacccctatgaacgcacacatgcacaccctatcctatgagcacctccgaaagacgGAGCTGGAAACTTATGATGATGCACGGGTGCGGTGCACGTCTGGTCCGAACGTTGACGATGGTGCCCATTTTCTGCAGTCTGCACCACATATTATTGACCTGCATTGTATTTGTATGTTGGGCCTGGAAAGTTTGACTCCTCTCGGCGAGCGTATAGAAATGCCACTGGGTTGTTGTTGCCTCAATAATTTGTCCGACTCGGTTTAATTAGCCTCCATGTGTCCATGTGGGTGAGTGAGAACCCATGGCCCGAATATCATAGTCAATGTGCTGAATTCATAAGAAATTGCATTTTTATATTGTGAAATGCGAGAAGCAATGAGTTGCCCGATCTATAATACTGACCCACTCGAAATGAATGACCAATGACCAACCTATCAAAAAAGGCAAATCACAAATGGCTGGCTTCACAGCCGCATCCACGTCCAAAATGTCCAGTACCGGTTGCATGGTGAAAGAGTACCGGAAGAGTGTGAAGCAGGCGTGGACCAGAGTGAAGACGTCCTAAGCCCACAGGCATATTGACCCGTTTAAAATAAATGTATTTTAAACGTGTTTTCAAATGTCACAATTTTTGAATCAACATTTCACACATACGTCTTCACAATATGTGCGGGCAGCAAAGTTTAATGAAAAAAAGAACCAGTTTAAAAATGTCGAGTACCGGTTACATGATGGAAGAGTATCGGAAGAGTGTGAAGCAGGCGTGGACCAGTGTGAGGATGTCATAAGCCCGTGGGCATATGAACCCGTTTAAAAATGACGTATTTTAAACGCGTTTTCAAATGTCAAAACTGTTGAAACAAAATTTCACGCATACATCTCCGCAATATGTGCGGGGCACAAAGTTTAATGAaaaaaaaatcagtttctatTTTGCCTCGACGAAAAAGATAAATTTAAATGCTTCTAAATAGCGTTCCACAAACctttatttttgtcttttttgcacagGCCAGAATGAAAGTTACTTTTCCGCGAAACTTCCTGCGCACACATAGAATGTCAAGCTGTACGCGTGAGACATTTTTTCGATTTTTGTTAGCATTTAGAAATGAGTTTTCCGAAGGGTCCATTCATGTATTTTTTTCGCGTTGACCATCCAAATGTATGACCGATTATGTACTTATAGATGCTTAGATGTGCTCCTTTTTTTAGGTTTGTGTATTAGCTTTGTTTTTAAGTAAAACTTTAAAAAAATACTAACATTTACAATAATGTAATATATGTTGTGAAATTATATTAAAAATGATGAGTGTAATGGTATGCggtattgtagatgttcataaATTTTTATGATGAAAATTATGAAGTTTGAGTTAAGATAAATTTATATAATCTATAAAGTAAATAGAAACAAAACTTGTACTGAAATACTTGGTCGTGTGCGCGAGGGTAATATGCGTCTCTGATCTATGTAGTTCATCGGAGcataaaagaaagaaaatacttATACTCTCTCCGATCCAAACTAATTGACACAGACTCTATAGTATAATTTTTATTTTATAATTATGTAGATGTTGTGTCGGTTAATTTGGATAATTATGTAGATGTTGTGTCGGTTAATTTGGACGTTGTAAAAGAGGCTACATCATCAATTAATTAAGATCGAACCGCTTGGAACAAGGGGATAGCTCTCTCAAAAGAAAATCAACAACTCAAAAAATATTTAATTAAGATCAGGATGAAGATATTTTGATTTAAATTTATTTTTTTGTTTACCCACACCAGCAGCAGCCAAGAGCCGCCGGATAGGGTCAGAGCAGACGCCAGCAGCGCGACAGTCAGGCCAGCCGAGGTGGAGACAGACAGACAAACCCGACGCCTTTTTCACCCCCACCCCTCGCCTCCCCCGAAATCCCATTCCAgcccccggattccctccttcctTTCCCATTCCGTTCACCTTCCTTCCTCTCATAGTTGGTGGTGGCGCAAGCAGACGAACCATTCCGGAttgctcgccgccgccgctgcagaCCGGTAGTCCAACCCTAGCGCGCTCGCCCGCAATGCCGGCCACCGACTCCTCCGCCTCGCCggcgcaccaccaccaccacacctcCTTCGGCCGCCACATCCTCTCGCTCCGCCACCGCGAGCACGGCCAGATCCACTCCGCCCCGCCCACGCCCGACCACGCCAACACCGCCaacccctcctcctcccccgccGACCGCGAAGTCGACGCCTTTCAGCGCCACGCCGCCGAGCTGCTCCTCGACCTGCTCCCCTGCTCCCCCGACGCCGCCCCCGCCGACGCCAAGAACGCCCCGCCGGAGATCCTGTCGATAGCGTGGACCCAGCACCTGCTCGACTCCTTCCTCATCTGCCTCGAGGAGTTCCGCTCCGCGCTCCTCGGCGGCGGCCCCGGGGCCCTCGCGCGCCCCCCGCTCGACCGCCTCGTCGCCGACTTCTTCGACCGCGCCGTCAAGGCGCTCGACCTCTGCAACGCGCTCCGCGACGGCCTCGACCTGCTCCGCCAGTGGCGCAAGCAcctcgccatcgccgccgccgcgctcGCCCCGCAGGGCGCCGCGTCCGACCCCGCCGCGCCGCTCGGGGAGGGCCAGATCCGCCGCGCCCGCAAGGCGCTCACCGACCTCACCATCCTCATGCTCGACGACAAGGACGCCGGCGGCGGGGGGCAGCGGAACCGCTCCTTCGGCCGGACGGGTAACGGCGGCAAGGACGCCGCCGGGGGCCAGAGCCGGGGGCACCACCGCCGCAGCAGCAGCGGCTCCGGCTCCGGCTCCGGCGGCTCCCACTTCAGGTCGCTGTCCTGGAGCGTGTCCCGCACCTGGTCCGCGTCCCGCCAGCTGCAGGCCATCGGGGGCAACCTGCCGGTGCCCCGCGCCAACGACGTCGCCGCCACGGGCGGCCTCGCCTCCGCCGTGTACACCATGGGCTCCGTGCTCTTCGTCACCGCCTGGGCGCTCGTCGCCGCCATCCCCTGCCAGGACCGCGGCCTCCAGGCGCACTTCGCCGTGCCCAGGAGCTTCCCCTGGGCCGGCCCGGTCACCACGCTCTACGAGCGCGTCCTCGAGGAGTCCAAGAAGAAGGACCGCAAGCACTCGTGCGGGCTGCTCAAGGAGATACACCTCATCGAGCGTTGGTCGCGGCAGCTCATGGAGATCACCGACGCCGCGCAATTCCCCCTGGACAAGGAGAAGGACGCCGAGGTGCGGGAGGCCGCGCAGGAGCTGGTGCAGGTGTGCGAGGCACTCAAGGAAGGGCTCGACCCGCTCGAGCGGCAGGTGCGCGAGATGTTCCACCGCATCGTGCGCACCAGGACGGAGATCCTCGACTGCTTGAGTAGGCCCAACACCGCCGAGTAGGCGAGCCGGCATGGATCATCATGGCAATGCTGTTTGGTTGAACATTGTGTGATATACTTAAAATGCAGGTGGTATGCTGATGGTCATCGTTCGCCGGTTGAAATCGAGGTAGCTTTCCTCTGCATAAGTTATACATGTGTCTTGATGCATAGAGGCCGGCGTGGCCGTATGATAAAATCGAGTCGTTTAGTTGTATTTGATTTATTCTTTGTTTGTAGCAGCTTGTGAATCCTTCTCTTATCTGGGCAGTGCTTGGTACTGACGGTCTAACACTATTGTTTTATTCTTGAAATCTGGTTTGGcttggtttggtttggtttggtaATGCCGCCCAACACTTAGGTGCTTGGTTCATGTTCATGATTGATTAGGGCTGTACAGGGCTTGTTGGCGCGATAGTTTCGACTTTGAGTGATCTATGCGATCCAGGTCCAGTTTAGAGTTGGACGCATGCTAACATCCTCTGTCGATGGTCATGGTGTCAATGATATGTTTGGGCAACCTTGATTGTTGGTCATGTATCCATAGTTTGTTGCACCTAGCATGCATTTGCCACTTAGACACAGATTATGAGTGGAGAATGGAGATAGCATTGCTCTGTTGTGTGCAGTACCGAGTGAAATTTTGGATATCTGTAAATGCATTTTGATCTGATCGCCAGATAGCATTGCTAGTACTGTATGAACCAGTTATGTTAAGATTACCTCTTGTTTTATTCTTCAAATCTGGGTTGGCTTGGTAATACCAAGCACTTGGGTGCAAGTGCTTGGATGCTGTTGGTGATTTGATCTGTACAGGGCTTGTTGGTACCAAGTTTGCGGCTGCGCGCTTAATTTATGTGATCTAGGTTCAGTTTAGAGTTGGGTGCATGCTAAGGTGCTCTGTTAATGGTCATGATTTCCATGAGCTGTTTGGGCAACCTTATTTGGTCCTGCACTCCTGCATTTGTAGTCGGCTGTGTACCTAGCATGCATTTCCTTTTGTTCTGTTCTCTGCAGTACCGTGTGAAGTTTTTGATCTGTAAATTTCATTTTGACTTGGTATGAAAGTCATGTGAAGATTGGTCTATTTTGTTTGGACAAAAGACATCTTTCTAATTATACAGATGCTTTGCGTCCGATGAAAACCAGTCCGATCTCTGTATGACGCTCATCTAAAACATATAACAAACACAATGGATGGTGCATATGCACCGTCGTATCAATATCGGACCAAATTTATCTTGCATATAGCACAACTCCTGTATTTGAGATTGGTTTGTTGGTGATATTAGATCAGGTGTAAATGTTGTGACCGATGTTCCTCTCGTTTGATTCATGTCTTTGGATTCACACAGCCTCGAATGTAAATGTTGTGACCGATGTTCCTCTTGTTTGATTCATGTCTCTGGATTCATAGAACCTCGACGGTCATTTAGAGAAATGCATGTATGGATGCAGACTTCTTTTGCAACTGGGTATCATGGGCTCGTGTAGGCCACACTAAATGGCGCGTGTGCGGTTTGCCCTTATTCTTACGTACATGATCTGAAGTGCACCGTAGCAGGTAGCCAATTCCTTGCAGTTGGCACTGCTACCTCCATAGCTTAGGGTTCATGGCTCGCTGAATCTGTATAGAAGTGCAGTCAGTTGGTGTTGCTAAGTAGTGTTTTTTTTCATATTTGTCTGCACATTCAGTTCAAAGGCTCTGCTAGTAATGTTTGGATGAAACCCAAGCAGGTTAAGATTGGTTAGGCTTTTCCCCTGTGCTGCTGATAGGCACCACCCAGTGCAACAACGTTTCCTTTTGCCGAGCAAAAATGACGCTGCATGAACGAGGCCGCTTGTTGCGGATCCATTTCTTACTGGGCAGGAACCAGGAAGCTGCCTCGCTTCCTCGTGTTCGTCCGTCTTGATCACGTCTGCAACTGCCAACTTCCATCGCCCCAACCACAGTTTCTTTgggcgtgtttggttgcctgcatgaGGCCCGGCCTGGCTCGTGCAGGACGCAAACGGGCCGATTGGTTGCCTGCTTTTACTGTTCGGCCCGCATGGCACGAACCTTAAAGCACTCCTGGATCTGGCTTCCTGGGAACACTTGAATCGGCAGTTTCTTCAGGACCAGGCCCGACCGGTGCACGTGGGCGGCGGCGGTTGCACGCGCGCGGCCACGCTCGAGAAGCCGCGTTGCTTCCCGAAGCGCCGATAGTTATTAGCCTCACCATCCCTCGCCACTCCATCTCCCCACTCCCCCCCACTCTTCCAACTCTCACTGGCGGCAGCGGATCGAAGGAGAGCAAGAAGACCACCGGACTACATCACCAGCGAGCAGATCATCACCTGGTCCGCGGCAATGGCGGTAAACACTTCTCTGTTCATCATGCACTACTTTTTCGCGTTCGATCCGACGATAGATTCGATCCACGGCGGAGAGGGGAATGGGGAATAGAGGTAGATAAGCACAGCAGTTCATACGAGTTCATATGAGCTCATACTAGTTCATGCAAGATCGGAATAGAGCTAGATGCGGATGGAGTAGAAGGGGGATTGGGGGTATAGAACAGACACCGGCTAACCGCGGCGGCCGTCACCGGCGTGCGGAGCGGTGGGTCGAGTGGCTGGCCTTCATCGGGTCGTCGTCGCTGTCGGAGGAGTCGAGGTCGATCTGCCAGGTATGACGGCCTCGCTCTGGCACCCTCACTGGCATCTGCACCGGTTGTTCTTCCTCCTTAGGCTCCCCACCGATGACCGCTGGTGGCTCGATTGCCGTCTCCCAGTACACTGCGGCACGACGGTCATTAGGAGCCCAATAGTTCTTGTATTTGGACCACTTCTTCCTTTGTTTAGTGTCGTCGGAGACAGCCTGATTCATGGCCCAGCGAATGATGTCGACTACCATCGCGCCCTTCGTCGGGTTAGGAATCGGCTGTCGGGAAACGCAGTAATATCagaaaaattcctacgcacacgcaagatcatggtgatgcatagcaacgagaggggagagtgttttctacgtaccctcgtagactgtaagcggaagcgttatgacaacgcggttgatgtagtcgcacgtcttcacgatcgaccgatcctagtaccgaaagtacggcacctccgcgatctacacattcaactcggtgacgtcccgcgaactctagattcagctgagtgttgagggagagtttcgtcagcacgacggcgtgatgacggtgatgatgaagctaccggcacaaggcttcgcctaagcactgcaacgatatgaccgaggtggattatggtggagaggggcaccgcacacggctaagggatcaatgattagcttgtgtgtctatggggtgccccctccctcgtatataaaggagtggaggaagggagggccgaccctctctatggcgcggcccaagggggattcctactcctagtaggagtaggtttccccccttccctagttggagtaggagaagaaggggaagagggagagaaggaaagaggagggcgccaccccctccctagtccaattcggaccagcccatggggggagGGGGCACTGTGGGCATTACTTGTTTTGCCCATATGTAGGTGTGTGGGCTGTTCCTCTTATACACCACACAAAATGTGTGGGCAGACCccctaacgcccacacgtgtggcacttatcggcgtccaattttttttgaatacatggtcaAGATTTTCCCTATACAATTTTAACATTTTTTGAATGCCTTAAAAAAACTAAAATTTAGGATTACATTTTTAAATACATTAAGAAATTCAAATTGTTGGattaaaattttaaaataaatgATCGAATTTGTCAAGACATGTCGTATATTTTTGGTAtacatttttcatatacatgAGAAATATTTTTGCTATACACTTTTAACATTTTTAAATGCTTAGttaacatttttaaaatgtttACTATATTCATTTATGTAATATTTATTTGAAAGTATAAACAACAGTAAAAAAAGGAAAGCAAAAACATGGAAAACAATGAAAACAAAACTAGGCTGTCACCAGCACGCGCTTGGGCAGGCCCGTCTAGTGCCTTGCTTGACGCGAGTCTTCTTCCTTCAGACACCCGCAAGAAGCAAGGTATAGACGGCCAACTCCTATATGGCACCGTATGCGCCCATTAATGTGCAATTCGCAAACGGCACACACACCCATCCATTCTGGTCCGACCTATTTACATTTTGGCCGATGCTAGGCGCCGGCAGACCGGCGGAAGCGCGCCGGTCAGCTAATGACCGTTCGATCAAATTAATTTAATCCGTCCGATCGTACGTTACATGGGCCGGTCGTCCTTTTTCCTTGCTTATTATACTATATATTAATAAATCCACAAACCGTTATTACTCCATACTTCATGCGTTGCCGTACTTGACGCCAGAAAATAAGGAGATCGTTTATTCCTCCCACACTCAACGCTGGACGCCGGCCCTTGTGTGCGTCATCGGCCCAACGTCTCCAACCATGGCCGCTCGTACGTCGCGGCATAGGTGTCGGTGTCGTCCAACCAGCCGTCCCATGGTCTCACAACTTCGAGCATTGCGTGTCGCAGGAGTCGTCGCTCGTTGTAGCACCTAGTCGCCGCAGTAGTAGCATGCCACACGGCCGTTCCAGCGGCACCATGCACCACCGCGCAGCTCCTTTGGTGTCACCACTTGCACCATGGTCAACTCTGCCATCGCCGGTTGAAGCTTTTTCTATTGCTGATTGTAGCTTTTTTGGATGCCCGTTGTAGCTTTCTTTGGTCTCAGTTGCAGCTTTCCTCACTGTGGTCGCAGCTTTCCCTATCACTGATCGCCGCCGTCGCTTCACCAGTTGCAGCTCCATCGTGGGATGGTTGCATCTTGTCATAGCAAGGTTGCAACATTCCCCATGGTGTCGTAGTGGCCGGGCGCCCTCGTCGCCAGTGGTCGCCGTTCGCAAATCCGCCCTTGCTAGTCAAGTAGGAAGTAGTCGCCCCGTAAAAAAACGCCGCCGTCTTGTAGCAGACCGACACCTATGTCATTGCAGGACCTAGTAGCCGCCATCGTAGCACATCCGTTACTGCATCGGCGTGCCGCCGGCCGCAGCACTCAACGTCGCCGCTCACACCATCGGCGCATTCAGTTGAAGTTTTTTCTCACACCGGATGAAGCTATTTTCATGCCGGTTGAAGCATTTTTCATAAGTTGAAGCTTTCCACCGTCCGGATTGAAGCTTTTTTCATCAATTATTGAAAGCTTGTTCTGTAAACGGTTGCAACATCTTTCGTTTTGGGTTGCTAGAGCCTCTGGCTTACAAGGAATGATAAGATCTTCAGATGGGCT contains:
- the LOC125540350 gene encoding protein ROH1-like yields the protein MPATDSSASPAHHHHHTSFGRHILSLRHREHGQIHSAPPTPDHANTANPSSSPADREVDAFQRHAAELLLDLLPCSPDAAPADAKNAPPEILSIAWTQHLLDSFLICLEEFRSALLGGGPGALARPPLDRLVADFFDRAVKALDLCNALRDGLDLLRQWRKHLAIAAAALAPQGAASDPAAPLGEGQIRRARKALTDLTILMLDDKDAGGGGQRNRSFGRTGNGGKDAAGGQSRGHHRRSSSGSGSGSGGSHFRSLSWSVSRTWSASRQLQAIGGNLPVPRANDVAATGGLASAVYTMGSVLFVTAWALVAAIPCQDRGLQAHFAVPRSFPWAGPVTTLYERVLEESKKKDRKHSCGLLKEIHLIERWSRQLMEITDAAQFPLDKEKDAEVREAAQELVQVCEALKEGLDPLERQVREMFHRIVRTRTEILDCLSRPNTAE